A window of Leptotrichia wadei contains these coding sequences:
- a CDS encoding metallophosphoesterase family protein, protein MENRVKVERIDENNYDRIFAISDLHGQYDLFLKLLEKINLKREDLLLILGDICDRGKKSYEIYMKCMKMIKLGYNLKFILGNHEDMLLENFENDYPLNYETEYSIYKNSKYFEKKNIEKWHKENFYAEVKWLIKWLKDCPLIVYGNENIFVHAGLDLSKDLENQERENVLWTREEFWMDKKNILEEYKNKNIYFGHTPNMNGKISKKSNKIYDIDCGAFFTHSLGCMEVKNKKSKGIREIYVHC, encoded by the coding sequence ATGGAAAACAGAGTTAAGGTTGAAAGAATAGATGAAAATAATTATGATAGAATATTTGCAATTTCTGATCTTCATGGTCAATATGATTTATTTTTAAAATTACTTGAAAAGATTAATCTAAAAAGAGAAGATTTACTTTTAATTTTAGGAGATATTTGTGATAGAGGAAAAAAATCTTATGAAATTTATATGAAATGCATGAAAATGATAAAACTTGGATATAATCTGAAGTTTATCTTGGGAAATCATGAAGATATGCTTCTGGAGAATTTTGAAAATGATTATCCGTTGAATTATGAAACAGAGTATTCGATTTATAAAAATTCTAAATATTTTGAAAAGAAAAATATAGAGAAATGGCATAAGGAAAATTTTTATGCTGAAGTAAAATGGCTGATAAAATGGTTAAAGGATTGTCCGCTCATAGTTTACGGAAATGAGAATATTTTTGTTCATGCAGGGCTAGATTTAAGCAAGGATTTGGAAAATCAGGAAAGGGAAAATGTGCTTTGGACACGAGAAGAGTTTTGGATGGATAAGAAAAATATTCTTGAAGAATATAAAAATAAAAATATATATTTTGGTCATACACCAAATATGAATGGAAAAATATCTAAAAAGTCTAATAAAATTTATGATATTGACTGTGGAGCATTTTTTACACATTCATTAGGGTGTATGGAAGTAAAAAATAAAAAATCAAAGGGCATAAGGGAAATTTACGTACATTGTTAA
- a CDS encoding phospholipase D-like domain-containing protein, translating to MSKKIIFIFVFLLLGTFSCTPLSEGLSMKSQVYNADDVDFYYDLTYKKDGETHYERQIWEQAYKILDEAQDFFLMDIFVFNDFVGKGVEEKLHPLPLAEEFTEKILEKRKKDPNVEIYLILDESNTFYGAYDNKMHKKLEQAGVKIGYVDLMKLRDPMLVYSAPWRLFIQPFGNPKNRGKIKNPIYEGTDKVTIRSILRALNAKADHRKLIMNENTAMLTSANPHAEGSKHSNIAFKFSAPILKEIYDAEKPVARITKKDGSLKRRLPNKDFSKIPFSSNDKLKIQYFTNDATAKDISEELKNTQFGEKVIIAQFFLADRGIINDIRKAAKRGVKFEIILNNSDAGLPNKAAAGELMKYARKHNYDIDVKFYNKGEEMYHVKMMSILKKNYLITYGGSTNFTRRNMRNYNLENELKIMSAYDQKVSKDILDYYDRLWTNRDGDFTLPYDTQKNEKFMNDMLFRFMEVNGFGAF from the coding sequence TTGAGCAAAAAAATTATTTTTATATTTGTGTTTTTATTATTGGGAACTTTTTCTTGTACTCCGCTTTCAGAGGGGCTTTCAATGAAAAGTCAGGTTTATAATGCGGATGATGTGGATTTTTACTATGATTTGACTTATAAGAAAGATGGGGAAACGCATTATGAAAGACAGATCTGGGAACAGGCTTATAAGATTTTAGATGAAGCACAGGATTTTTTTCTGATGGATATTTTTGTATTTAATGATTTTGTTGGAAAGGGTGTTGAAGAAAAATTACATCCATTACCGCTTGCAGAGGAATTTACAGAAAAGATACTGGAAAAGCGGAAAAAAGATCCAAATGTGGAAATTTATCTGATACTTGATGAAAGCAATACATTTTACGGGGCTTACGACAATAAGATGCATAAAAAATTGGAACAGGCTGGAGTAAAAATTGGATATGTTGATTTAATGAAGCTGAGAGATCCAATGCTTGTTTATTCTGCACCATGGCGACTATTTATACAGCCTTTCGGAAATCCAAAAAATCGTGGAAAAATAAAAAATCCAATTTACGAAGGAACTGATAAAGTTACAATCCGTAGCATTTTGAGAGCATTAAATGCAAAAGCGGATCACAGAAAACTAATTATGAATGAAAATACTGCAATGCTGACATCAGCCAATCCACATGCTGAAGGTTCAAAACATTCAAATATAGCATTTAAGTTTTCAGCACCAATCTTAAAGGAAATTTACGATGCTGAAAAGCCAGTTGCAAGAATTACTAAAAAAGATGGAAGTTTAAAAAGAAGGCTTCCAAATAAGGATTTTAGCAAAATTCCGTTTTCTTCAAATGACAAGCTGAAAATACAATATTTTACAAATGATGCAACAGCTAAAGATATTTCAGAAGAGTTAAAAAATACACAATTTGGAGAAAAAGTTATCATTGCTCAATTTTTCCTTGCTGATAGAGGAATAATAAATGACATTAGAAAGGCGGCAAAACGTGGAGTAAAATTTGAGATAATATTAAATAATTCAGATGCCGGATTGCCAAATAAAGCGGCGGCTGGAGAATTAATGAAATATGCAAGAAAACATAACTATGACATAGATGTCAAATTTTATAACAAAGGTGAAGAAATGTACCATGTAAAAATGATGTCAATTCTGAAAAAGAATTATCTAATAACTTACGGAGGCTCTACAAACTTTACAAGAAGAAATATGAGAAACTATAATTTAGAAAATGAATTGAAAATAATGTCAGCTTACGACCAGAAAGTTTCCAAAGATATTTTAGACTATTATGACAGATTATGGACAAACAGAGATGGTGACTTTACATTACCCTACGATACACAAAAAAATGAAAAATTTATGAATGACATGTTATTCAGATTTATGGAAGTAAACGGATTTGGAGCCTTTTAA
- a CDS encoding AAA family ATPase → MKKIPVGIEDFKEIINNNCYYIDKTKFIANILDDGSKVKLFIRPRRFGKTLNMSTLKYFFDIHNAKENKKLFNGLDIKKSKHFSEQGQHPAVFISLKGIKADSWENFLNAIKSLISNLYNEFEYVRNSLNEAELKNFDKIWFKKDDGDYENSLKYLTAYLYKYYNKEVVLLIDEYDSPLISAYEYHYYDKAVIFFKIFYGEALKTNQYLKMGIMTGIIRVIKAGIFSDLNNLSIYSILNEHYSDFFGFTEAEVEKVLKDFEIEFKLSDVKSWYNGYKFGNSDVYNPWSILKFLQFKKLAPYWVETSGNFLINDILKNADTETTETLEQLFSGESVEENINGNSDLSVLLGQEKIWELLLFSGYLTIDEKIGEDYENVYSLRLPNREVREFFRQKFIEVNFGESLFRKAMESLKRLKFNYFEKYLQNILLKSTSYNDTKNEDFYHGLVLGMMFYLDNHYYVKSNEESGLGRYDLMIEPKNKNTRGFILEFKVTKDENSLEKVSKEAVNQIIKKKYDVALKNRGIEDVTLVGVAFCGKLVKISYF, encoded by the coding sequence ATGAAGAAAATTCCTGTTGGTATTGAAGATTTTAAAGAAATTATAAATAATAATTGCTATTATATTGATAAAACTAAATTTATTGCTAACATTTTAGATGATGGTTCTAAAGTAAAACTTTTCATACGTCCAAGGAGATTTGGAAAAACTTTAAATATGTCAACATTAAAGTATTTTTTCGATATTCATAATGCTAAAGAAAATAAAAAATTATTTAATGGCTTAGATATTAAGAAATCTAAACATTTTTCAGAGCAAGGACAACATCCAGCTGTTTTTATTTCACTGAAGGGGATTAAGGCTGACAGCTGGGAAAATTTCTTAAATGCCATTAAATCCCTAATATCAAATCTTTATAATGAATTTGAATATGTAAGAAATTCATTAAATGAAGCTGAACTGAAAAATTTTGATAAAATATGGTTCAAAAAAGATGATGGTGATTATGAAAATTCTCTAAAGTATTTGACAGCTTATTTATACAAATATTACAATAAAGAGGTTGTTCTTTTAATTGATGAATATGACAGCCCTTTAATTTCAGCTTATGAATATCACTATTATGACAAAGCAGTTATATTTTTTAAGATCTTTTACGGAGAGGCATTAAAAACTAATCAGTATTTAAAAATGGGGATTATGACTGGAATTATAAGAGTTATAAAGGCTGGTATTTTTTCAGATTTAAATAATCTTAGCATTTATTCGATTTTAAATGAACATTATTCTGATTTTTTTGGATTTACAGAAGCAGAAGTTGAAAAAGTTCTTAAAGATTTTGAAATTGAGTTTAAACTTTCTGATGTAAAATCTTGGTATAATGGCTATAAGTTTGGAAATTCTGATGTTTATAATCCATGGAGTATTTTGAAGTTCTTACAATTTAAAAAATTAGCTCCTTATTGGGTTGAAACTTCTGGAAATTTTCTTATTAATGATATTTTAAAAAATGCAGATACAGAAACAACGGAAACTTTGGAACAGTTATTTTCAGGAGAAAGTGTAGAAGAAAATATTAATGGAAACTCTGATTTGTCTGTATTGCTTGGGCAGGAGAAAATTTGGGAACTGCTTTTGTTTAGTGGATATTTGACGATTGATGAGAAAATTGGAGAGGATTACGAGAATGTTTATTCTTTGAGATTACCTAATCGGGAAGTCAGGGAATTTTTTAGGCAGAAGTTTATTGAAGTGAATTTTGGGGAAAGTTTATTTAGGAAAGCGATGGAATCACTTAAAAGGTTGAAATTTAATTATTTTGAGAAATATTTACAAAATATTTTGCTGAAGTCGACTAGCTATAATGACACTAAAAATGAGGATTTTTATCATGGGTTAGTTTTAGGAATGATGTTTTATTTGGATAATCATTATTACGTGAAGTCTAACGAAGAATCCGGGCTTGGAAGATATGATTTGATGATAGAGCCTAAAAATAAGAATACTAGGGGATTTATACTGGAATTTAAGGTTACTAAAGATGAAAATAGTCTTGAAAAGGTTTCAAAGGAGGCTGTCAATCAAATTATTAAAAAAAAATATGATGTTGCTTTGAAAAACAGGGGAATTGAAGATGTTACTTTAGTTGGAGTTGCTTTTTGTGGAAAATTAGTCAAAATTTCTTATTTTTAG
- the typA gene encoding translational GTPase TypA: MNKIKNIAIIAHVDHGKTTLVDALLKQAGTFGEHEKVDERIMDSDDLEKERGITIFSKNASFHYDGYKINIVDTPGHADFGGEVQRILKMVDSVLLLVDAFEGVMPQTKYVLKQALEHGLRPIVVVNKIDRPNSDPDAVVDSVFDLFVDLGANDAQLDFPVVYASAKNGYAKLELEDEDKDMKPLYDEIMKHVDDPEGDVNEPLQMLVTNTEYDEYVGKLGTGRIYNGKIEKNQEVTLIKRNGDLVNGKITRIYGYDGLKKVEMEEAFAGDIVTIAGIEKIDIGETVASKENPKPLPLIDIDEPTLAMTFVVNDSPFAGQDGKFVTSRNILERLQKEVNHNVSMRLEMTDSPDAFIVKGRGELQLSILLENMRREGYEVAVSKPEVIFKEKNGQKMEPIELAIIDVADEFVGVVIEKLGLRKGEMVNMNQGSDGYTRLEFKVPSRGLIGFRNEFLTETRGTGILNHSFYEYEPFKGEVTGRRRGVLIAMEPGTSLGYSLNNLQPRGILFIGPGVEVYEGMIVGEHSRENDLVVNVCKGKKLTNMRAAGSDDAVKLAPPKEFTLELALEYIENDELVEITPNFIRLRKKYLNANERKKHENKN, encoded by the coding sequence ATGAACAAAATTAAAAATATTGCAATTATTGCGCACGTAGATCACGGGAAAACAACTCTTGTCGATGCTTTATTAAAACAGGCGGGGACATTTGGGGAACATGAAAAAGTAGATGAAAGAATTATGGATAGTGATGATTTGGAGAAGGAAAGAGGGATTACAATCTTTTCTAAAAATGCTTCATTTCATTATGATGGATATAAGATAAATATTGTGGATACTCCAGGGCATGCGGATTTTGGTGGAGAGGTGCAAAGAATCTTGAAAATGGTGGATTCTGTATTGCTTTTGGTGGACGCTTTTGAAGGAGTCATGCCACAGACTAAATATGTATTAAAACAGGCACTAGAACATGGGCTTCGTCCAATTGTGGTAGTTAATAAGATTGACAGGCCAAATTCAGATCCTGATGCTGTTGTGGATTCTGTATTTGATTTGTTTGTGGATTTGGGAGCAAATGATGCTCAGCTTGATTTTCCAGTAGTTTATGCATCGGCTAAAAATGGATATGCTAAACTGGAATTGGAAGATGAAGATAAGGATATGAAACCACTTTATGATGAAATTATGAAGCACGTTGATGATCCTGAAGGTGATGTAAATGAACCATTGCAAATGCTTGTTACAAATACGGAATATGATGAATATGTTGGAAAATTAGGGACTGGAAGAATTTACAACGGAAAAATTGAAAAAAATCAGGAAGTTACGTTAATTAAAAGAAATGGCGACTTGGTGAATGGAAAAATTACTAGAATTTATGGATATGACGGACTTAAAAAAGTTGAAATGGAAGAAGCGTTTGCCGGAGACATTGTAACAATTGCAGGAATTGAAAAAATTGACATAGGAGAAACTGTGGCAAGTAAGGAAAATCCAAAACCATTGCCGCTAATTGACATTGACGAGCCAACGCTTGCGATGACTTTTGTTGTAAATGATTCGCCATTTGCTGGGCAAGATGGGAAATTTGTAACTTCTAGAAATATTTTGGAAAGATTACAAAAGGAGGTAAATCATAACGTTAGTATGAGACTTGAAATGACAGACTCGCCAGATGCCTTTATTGTAAAAGGAAGAGGCGAACTTCAATTATCTATTTTGCTTGAAAATATGAGGAGAGAAGGATACGAAGTGGCAGTTTCAAAGCCTGAAGTTATCTTTAAGGAAAAAAATGGACAGAAAATGGAGCCAATCGAACTTGCAATTATTGATGTTGCCGATGAATTTGTAGGAGTTGTAATTGAAAAATTAGGACTTAGGAAAGGTGAAATGGTAAATATGAATCAAGGAAGCGACGGCTACACAAGACTTGAGTTCAAAGTGCCATCACGTGGATTAATCGGATTTAGAAACGAATTTTTAACAGAAACAAGAGGAACAGGAATCCTGAATCACTCTTTTTACGAATACGAACCTTTCAAAGGGGAAGTTACAGGAAGAAGAAGGGGAGTTCTAATTGCAATGGAGCCAGGAACAAGTCTAGGTTATTCATTAAACAACTTGCAGCCACGTGGAATCCTATTTATTGGACCAGGAGTGGAAGTTTATGAAGGTATGATAGTTGGAGAACATTCAAGAGAAAATGACTTGGTTGTAAACGTATGTAAAGGTAAAAAACTTACAAATATGAGGGCTGCTGGAAGTGATGACGCTGTAAAATTAGCACCTCCAAAGGAATTTACATTGGAACTGGCACTTGAATATATTGAAAATGATGAATTGGTAGAAATTACACCTAACTTTATTAGACTTAGAAAAAAATATTTGAATGCTAATGAAAGAAAAAAACACGAAAATAAAAACTGA